Below is a genomic region from Raphanus sativus cultivar WK10039 chromosome 4, ASM80110v3, whole genome shotgun sequence.
TAATGTTGAGATCAATAGCAGCTTTCATGGCTGCCTTCAATGCCAGCGCTTCCGCAATCAGCACAGACGCCACCTCAGTCGAAGCCGAGCCCTGTGTTAGCATCGTTCCATCAGGTTTCATGCAGATCCAACCCAATCCTCTTGCGCAAGTGGAGCTGTTCCAAGCCGCGTCCGAGAAACAAGAGAAGACATTTCTATTTACCTGAGAGACCGCTGGTATGGAGTTCTGGGTTTCTAGTCTTAGACAGTCTTTAGTAGAATCAGAAGGGGTTTTGATGCTTGTGTTAGCATTCTGCCATTCACGAGCGGACTTGATGGCTTTCGCCAATACCTCTGATTCTGAAAAAGACTTATTTTTAAAGATTAGTTGGTTTTTACTTGTCCAAAGAACCCACATGAGTCAAGGGTAAAGCGGAGCAGATAATCCCATAAAAGGGAGATTTATCATTctacgacactctttaagaagaTCTCCAGTCGATGCACACAAACTCCTAGTAGGGACAAACATGGCCGGGACCGAGTCCCACACTTTCCTAGCGAAGGGACAGTGAAACATAACATGAATAACAGACGTGATGaagtaagaaaataaatatgacgtTGTTGATATATAGGACATGTTGACTACATCTACAAGTTTACAATACAAAAACtacataaacaaaatcaaatgcGGTGTACGAAGAGTCCGGAAGGTCTTTGCAATTGTATATTGATTGATACGTGGTCTTGTCTCACTGGATAGTTTccttaaatagaaatattagtTGCTGTCTTACAACCTAATTTGCAACATTTTCTATAAGcagtttattaaatatattagagGACCAAATGTTTATTCGGTCCAGTTCTTTCCCCACCATGATATTACTATATAGATCGATTAAAATATCATCGACCAGTTTGACATTTTGTGCATATTGCTTGCTAGGTTcttctaatatttttgttagCATTTTAAACTAAGAGACATTTTTTTATCGCGGAAAAATTATATGATCTCATAAGGGTTGAATTAGTGTATAGTGCGTATAATATTGTTATAGATTAGAATCCTAGATAATCCTAGTGGCCCGGGTTCAACCCTTCCATTTGCTATGTTTAGATAAGTAATTGTCAAAATGCATTGTCATTCTGATTTTCCTAAACTAAGAGCTGATAACTTTTGGAGATAAGTGATCGGGAATATGCTATAATATTCCCCCTTTTATCTCTTTTATGATTTAGGTCAATTAGTGAGATccatttttaatagtattggtAGATGGTGTTTAATAAACAGAAGAGACACCACcttttgtattatataatttc
It encodes:
- the LOC108850210 gene encoding uncharacterized protein LOC108850210, which translates into the protein MFVPTRSLCASTGDLLKECQSEVLAKAIKSAREWQNANTSIKTPSDSTKDCLRLETQNSIPAVSQGSASTEVASVLIAEALALKAAMKAAIDLNIKDLICFSDSKSFISLITGNKSVIALQRILHDICVLNLFLNSIFFKFINRSCNSAADQLAKNVLFSQNSVLEM